A genome region from Hoplias malabaricus isolate fHopMal1 chromosome 8, fHopMal1.hap1, whole genome shotgun sequence includes the following:
- the sncga gene encoding synuclein, gamma a — protein MDVLKKGFSIAKEGVVAAAEKTKAGVEEAAAKTKEGVMYVGTKTKEGVVTSVNTVAQKTTEQANLVGDAAVAGANQVSEKTVESLEGVIASAGLVNPAELSKTEGEAQQPKDAGQ, from the exons ATGGATGTTCTGAAGAAGGGATTCTCCATTGCAAAAGAGGGAGTGGTGGCAGCAGCAGAGAAGACGAAGGCCGGAGTGGAGGAGGCGGCTGCTAAAACTAAAGAAGGGGTCATGTATGTGG GTACAAAGACAAAGGAAGGCGTGGTCACAAGTGTGAACACAG TTGCCCAAAAGACGACTGAGCAGGCCAATCTTGTGGGGGATGCGGCGGTAGCCGGTGCAAACCAGGTGTCAGAGAAGACAGTGGAGAGTCTGGAGGGTGTGATAGCATCTGCTGGACTGGTCAACCCg gCAGAGCTGTCTAAGACTGAAGGAGAAGCACAGCAGCCTAAAGATGCAGGACAGTAG
- the zgc:193505 gene encoding protein PopA1: MSLNNFIDMAVDKGAQAAKAKLRSVTSGGDAKKQGKSGGGGGGGGIGGLFPSASGGDQSKEKSKGGGLINMISSTLKEQPAGGAGGAGGGAAAGGAAGVSGAGSAGGPSTKNEEPQSEDFNSAIDELSGI; the protein is encoded by the exons ATGTCTCTGAATAACTTTATTGATATGGCCGTGGACAAAGGCG CTCAGGCTGCTAAAGCAAAGCTGAGGTCTGTTACATCAGGTGGAGATGCGAAGAAGCAAGGGAAGtcaggtggaggtggaggtggaggtggaataGGAGGACTGTTTCCCTCTGCTTCTGGAGGAGACCAGAGCAAAGAAAAGAGCAAAGGAGGAGGACTGATCAATATGATCTCATCTACACTCAAAGAACAACCAGCAGGTGGAGCGGGTGGAGCAGGTGGAGGGGCTGCAGCAGGTGGAGCAGCTGGAGTGAGTGGAGCAGGGAGTGCAGGAGGACCAAGTACAAAAAATGAAGAACCACAAA GTGAAGACTTCAATTCTGCAATTGATGAGCTCAGTGGAATCTGA